Genomic window (Streptosporangium brasiliense):
CGATGCGCCTCGACGGCCCGGGAGCACGCTTCACCGACGGCGAGCCGTACCTCGTCCAGCAGCGACTCCGCCACGCCGGTGCGCCTGGCGATCGCCGTGGCGACCAGGCGTGCCGTGCGCACGTGCGCGGGGAGAGCGCTGAACGTCAGCTCGACGGTAGCCACGGCTACTTGTCTCGGCCGTGGGCTTCCTTGGCCTCCTCCACCGAGGCGTAGATCCCGAAGACCTTGGTCAGCCCGGTGATCCGGAAGATCTTCAGGATGCGCTCCTGGGTGCAGACCAGCTCCAGTGAGCCGTCGTGCGCCCGAACTCGCTTGAGCCCGCCGACCAGGACGCCAAGTCCCGTTGAGTCAAGGAAGTCGACCTTCTCCATGTTGACCAGGAGGTGGAAGTTCCCCTTGTTGACCAGGTCGATCAGGAGCTCACGCAATCTGGGCGCGGTGTAGACATCGATCTCACCCTCGACCTCAACGATGGTGAGACGGTCCTCGGAATGGTGGTCCAACTTCAGATCCACAGATCCTCCAGCGCCTTGCCTGCGAA
Coding sequences:
- a CDS encoding STAS domain-containing protein, with the protein product MDLKLDHHSEDRLTIVEVEGEIDVYTAPRLRELLIDLVNKGNFHLLVNMEKVDFLDSTGLGVLVGGLKRVRAHDGSLELVCTQERILKIFRITGLTKVFGIYASVEEAKEAHGRDK